CCGTGGTAGCCAAGCTGGCCCCAGGTCCATACTTCGAACAATTCTTCCAGTGTACCGAGGCCGCCGGGCAGGGCGATAAACGCATCGCTCAGTTCAGCCATGCGCGCCTTGCGCGCGTGCATGCCATCGACCACTTCCAGGCGTGTCAGGCTTTTGTGGCCGATTTCCTTGTCCATCAGGCTTTGCGGGATGATGCCGATCACTTCGCCGCCGGCAGCCAGTGCCGCATCGGCAACGATGCCCATCAAACCCACGGCGCCACCGCCGTAGACCAGGGTCAGTTTACGTTCGGCCAAGGCCCGGCCAAGGGCAATGGCGGCTTCGGTGTAAGCCGGATCAGTGCCCGCATTGGCACCGCAAAATACACATACGGATTTCAGAGACATGCCTTCCTCCTGGGTCAATCCGTCACAGGGTAATGGCTGGCACGCCGTGATCCAAGGCCTAAACTTCGCGTTCAGGCGATTCAAAGGTGCCGCTGGCGCCACAGGCGTAGGCGGCGAGCAAACTGCACAACAGACCGTTAAAGAACATGACAGGCACTCCGTCTCAGTAGATGCGCCGATCATAGGGCCGGTCGGGGAATCTGGCCGTTAGATTGTGTCGATGAGTGTCATAGCCTGAAAGTTGTATACAATTTTTGACTCAAGTCATAGGAACTTGCGAAGATTTCAGGCAGTCTTTCCACCATTCGTGTTTTTGTTAACCCTGCCTTGGAGATTCACCATGTTTTCCAAAGTTGTTGCGGTATCCCTGCTGGCGTTGGCCAGCAGCCAATTGATGGCTGCTGAGTGCAAAACCACCGTTGACTCCACCGATCAGATGTCCTTCAGCACCAAAGCCATCGAAATCGACAAGAGCTGCAAGACTTTCACTATCGAACTGACTCACTCCGGCAACCTGCCGAAGAACGTCATGGGCCATAACCTGGTGATCAGCAAAGAAGCTGACATGCAGCCAATCGCCACCGCTGGCCTGGCCGCCGGCATCGACAAGAACTACCTGCCTGAAGGTGACGCGCGCATCATCGCTCACACCAAGATCATCGGCGCCAAGGAAACCGACTCGCTGACCTTTGACGTAGCGAAGATTGCTGACGGTGGCTACGGCTTCTTCTGCTCGTTCCCTGGGCACATCTCGATGATGAAAGGCACGATTACTGTTAAGTAAGCCGTTCAACCGCGTCATCGTTCTTCGCGAGCAGGCTCGCTCCCACAGGTTTTAGTTGTGCACAAATGCTGGGTCCGACAGCGAACCATGTGGGAGCGAGCCTGCTCGCGAAGGGGCCATCCGCATCAATGAAAGCAATGGCCAAAGAAAAGCCCGCTGAGGATCACTCCTCAGCGGGCTTTTTCATTCCATCAGCGCTTACGGCGCAAACGGCATCACACGTTTGTGATGGGTCTTGTTGTAAGTCGCAACGATGATGTCGAACGCTTCCTGACGCACCGGCTCGCCGTGCAGGAACGCGTCAATCTCGGCGTACGTCACACCATGGGACGCTTCGTCGGGTTTGCCCGGCGACAAATCCTCAAGGTCCGCCGTTGGCACTTTCTCGACCAGTGACTCCGGCGCACCAAAGCTGCGCGCAATCGCGCGAACCTGGTTTTTCACCAGACCGCTGAGCGGCGCCAGATCGCAGGCGCCGTCACCGAACTTGGTGAAGAAACCCATCACCGCTTCCGCCGCATGATCGGTGCCGATCACCAGACCATGCGCCGCGCCGGCGATGGTGTATTGGGCGACCATGCGCATGCGTGCCTTGGTATTGCCGAGCACAAAGTCCACCGACACCGCATGCTTGCCTTCAAACGCTGCCACTTCACTGGCCAGCGACTTCACTGCCGGGCCAATGTTGACCGTGTGGCGCTCGTCTGGAGCAATGAAGTCCACCGAGGCCTGGGCATCGTGTTCATCGAACTGGGTTTCGTACGGCAGGCGCACGGCGATGAATTTGTAGCTATTGTCGCCGGTCTGGTCGCGCAGCTCACGCATCGCGCGCTGGGCCAGCAGGCCGGCGGTCAGCGAGTCGACGCCGCCGCTGATGCCCAGCACCAGCGTCTTGAGCCCGGAATTGACCAGGCAATCCTGAATAAAGGTAATGCGCCGGGCGACTTCGGCCTGCAGAGCCTGGTAGTCGGCGAACGGCGGTTGCACCTTGAGCTGCTCAGCAATCTCACGCTGTACGGCTTGCATGAATTCACTCCTTGCTAGATAGACTGGAATCGGCAGGAACCTGGAAAACGTGTCGCAAATAGGCAACAAAATTGGGGTCTTTGCAGTGGGACTTGCCTGGCTCGTCGGAGATCTTCGCCACCGGTTGGCCGTTGCAGGCAGTCATTTTAAGCACGATGCTCATCGGTTCGACACCCGGAATGTCACAGGTGAGGTTGGTGCCGATGCCGAAGCTGACGTTGATCCGACCGTGCAGCGCGCGGAAGATCTCCAGCGACTTGGGCAGGGTCAGGCTGTCGGAGAACACCAGGGTCTTGCTCATCGGGTCGATGCCGAGCCTGTGATAGTGCGCAATGCATTTTTCGCCCCACACCACAGGATCACCGGAGTCGTGGCGCAGACCGTCGAAAAGCTTGGCGAAAAACAGGTCGAAATCGCCGAGGAACGCATCGGTGGTGATGCAATCGGTGAGCGCGATGCCCAGCAGACCACGGTACTCGCGAACCCAGCAATCGAGTGCGGCGATCTGGCTGTCGATCAGCCGTGGACCGAGTTGCTGGTGGGCCATGATCCATTCGTGGGCCATGGTGCCCAGCGGTTTCATGTCCAGTTCGCGGGACAGGTGCACGTTGCTGGTGCCGACAAAACGTCCGGGGAAATCGTGTTTGAGCACGTTCACCACTTCAGCTTGCACGCCGTACGAAAAGCGTCGACGGGTGCCGAAATCGGCGACTTGCAGTTGCGACAACTCATCGGCCGAAGCGTTGGCGGTCAGCCAGTCGAACTTGCGATAGAGCTGCTCGCGCGCCTGTTCCAGTGCGGTTTCACGGTAGCGATAGCGGTTACGCACTTCGCTGACGATCGCCAGCAATGGCACTTCATAGAGAATCACATGCAGCCACGGCCCGCGCAGACGGATGAACAACTCGCCGTTTTCGATACCAGTGTGCACATAGCGCAGGTTGAAGCGGAACAGTCCGAGGAAACGCAGGAAGTCCGGTTTGAGGAAGCTGATCCGCTCAAGGAAACTCAGTTGGTCGGCGCTCAGGCTCAGCTCGGCCAGACGCTCGATCTGATAACGGATCTCGGCCAGATACGGGCGCAGATCCTCGCTGTTACGGCAACGAAACTCCCATTCGACTTCGACGTTGGGGTAGTTGTGCAGCACCGCCTGCATCATCGTCAATTTGTAGAAGTCGGTGTCGAGCAGGTTCTGCACGATGCGATCGGCAAACACGCTCTCGCTCATAACGGGGTCTCCAGGTGCGCCGCGCCTGTGCGCGGACTCAATCAATGGCGCTAGTGGCGCATATCAGGGACGAAGATTGCCAGCAGTTTTTTAAATCACCGCAGAACCCTGGTGGGAGCGAGCCTGCTCGCGAAGGCGTCATTTCGGTCAACATTGATACTGAATATGCCGGTCTCTTCGCGAGCAGGCTCGCTCCCACATTTTTCAATCGAGTCAAATTTCCGGGCTGTCGATCTGTTCGAGCATCCACTTCACAAAATCCCGCACCTTGGGCACTTCCGCCGCATGCTCCGGGTACGCCAGGTAATAGGCATCAGTGCTGGGCATGGCATGCTCAAACGGAATGACCAGTTTGCCGTCAGCCAATTCCTCTTCCACTAGAAAACGCGGTAACAACGCCACACCACAGCCAACCTGCGCGGCGCGAATGCACATATAAAAGGTTTCGAAGCGCGGCCCATGGTAGCTGTGTTCGGTCTGGTAACCCTGACTGTCGAACCAGTCGTGCCAGGCTTGCGGGCGCGAGGCATTTTGCAGCAGGACCAGATCGGTGAGTTGTGTCGGGTCAGTAAATGGTGTGTCCGGCAGGCTGCCCGGCGCGCAGACCGGCACAAGTTCTTCGCCGAACAGTTTCAGGCATTCAGTCCCTGGCCGTGAGCCCTGACCGAAATAGAACGCCAGGTCGCTGCGCCCTTGCAGCAGATCATCTGCTTCCTGTTCATTGCACAGATCCAGGTGAATCGACGGATGGCGCAGACGCCAGCCTTTCAGGCGCGGCACCAGCCAGCGTGCGCCGAATGTCGATGGCGTAGACACGCGCAGGACTTCTGTTTCGCCGCCGTAGGAGCGCAGGTAATGCGTCGACATTTCCACTTGGGTGAGGATTTTTCGTACTTCAACCAAGTACAAATCCCCGGCCGGGGTCATCTGCAAACGCCGACGCACGCGGCGGAACAACAGGTGCTGCAGCAGCTCTTCAAGCTGTGCGACCTGTTTGCTCACCGCACTCTGGGTCAGGTTCAGTTCCTCGGCGGCGCGGGTGAAACTCAAGTGCCGGGTCACGGCCTCGAAACACTGCAGGGCGGTGATCGACGGCAAGTGGCGTTTGTTCAGCATGGCTGATCCTTTTCTTGTCTTTCTATGCCCAGCATGAATAAACGGAATGATATCTCGCGTAAAGGTCGTTTGTTGACTCGCCATTGTGACGCTACAACTAAAGGCCTGCCCGGTCGCGAAAAAGCGTCCGCACACATTCAGTTTTTTGCTTGAGGAGTGACCCATGGTTGCCGCATTGCTTGATCGTCTAGGTGTGAACCCGGCCCTTTATCAGAACGGCAAAGTGCCGGTGCATTCGCCGATCGACGGCAGCCGTATCGCTGCGGTCAACTGGGAAGGCCCGGCCGAAGTCGAGCAGCACATCAGTCGCGCAGATCATGCGTTCGAGCAATGGCGCAAGGTGCCGGCCCCGCGTCGCGGTGAGCTGGTGCGTCAGTTTGGTGAGGTGTTGCGCGAATACAAAACCGACCTCGGCGAACTGGTTTCCTGGGAGGCGGGCAAGATTACTCAGGAAGGTCTGGGTGAAGTGCAGGAGATGATCGACATCTGCGATTTCGCCGTCGGCCTGTCCCGTCAGTTGTACGGTTTGACCATCGCCTCCGAGCGCCCAGGCCACCACATGCGTGAAACCTGGCATCCGCTGGGCGTGGTCGGGGTGATCAGCGCGTTCAACTTCCCGGTCGCGGTGTGGGCGTGGAATACCACGCTGGCGCTGGTCTGCGGCAACCCGGTGGTGTGGAAACCGTCGGAGAAAACCCCGCTGACCGCACTGGCCTGTCAGGCACTATTCGACCGCGTGGTGAAGAACTTCACCGATGCCCCGGCGAACCTTTGCCAAGTGATTATTGGTGGCCGCGACGCCGGCGAAGCGCTGGTCGATGACCCGCGTGTTGCCCTGATCAGCGCCACCGGCAGCACACGCATGGGCCGCGAAGTGGCGCCGAAAGTCGCCGCACGTTTTGCCCGCAGCATCCTCGAGCTGGGCGGTAACAACGCGATGATCCTCGGCCCAAACGCCGATCTGGACATGGCGGTACGTGCGATTCTGTTCAGCGCCGTCGGTACTGCCGGGCAGCGTTGCACCACCCTGCGTCGACTGATTGCCCATGAGTCGGTGAAGGAAGAAATCGTCACCCGTCTCAAGGCCGCCTACTCGAAAGTGCGCATCGGCAATCCGCTGGAAGGCAATCTAGTCGGTCCGCTGATCGACAAGCACAGCTTCGAAAATATGCAGGACGCGCTGGAGCAGGCGATGAGCGAGGGTGGTCGGGTGTTCGGTGGCAAGCGTCAGCTCGAAGACCAATTCCCCAATGCCTATTACGTTTCGCCGGCCATCGTTGAAATGCCGGAGCAAAGTGATGTGGTCTGCAGCGAAACCTTCGCACCGATTCTGTATGTGGTCGGTTACAGCGATTTCCAGGAAGCGCTGCGCTTGAACAACGCGGTGCCACAAGGTTTGTCGTCGTGCATCTTCACCACCGATGTGCGCGAGGCCGAGCAGTTCATGTCGGCGGTTGGCAGCGACTGCGGCATCGCCAATGTCAACATCGGCCCGAGCGGTGCGGAAATTGGCGGCGCGTTTGGTGGCGAGAAAGAAACCGGTGGCGGGCGTGAGTCCGGCTCGGATGCATGGCGCGCATACATGCGCCGTCAGACCAACACCGTGAATTATTCGCTGGAGTTGCCGCTGGCGCAGGGCATCACATTCGATTAAGCAGCAGCGAGCCTCAAGCCCCAAGCTACAAGCAGATCGGCTTGCTGCTTGTAGCTTAAAGCTTGCAGCTGCTCCGACAGGAGCTTGGCAATGCCGTTACGCGAAGAGTGTCTGTGGGAAAAGCTCACGCCGCAAAGGCCGGATAACACCGCGCTCAAAGGCGAAGTCAAAGTCGATGTCTGCGTGATCGGCGCCGGGTTCACCGGATTGTCGGCGGCGCTGCATCTGTTGGAAAAAGGCAAAAGCGTCTGCGTGCTGGAAGCTCATCGCGCCGGTCATGGCGGTTCCGGCCGCAACGTCGGGCTGGTCAACGCCGGCATGTGGATCCCGCCGGACGAGATCGAAGCCGGTTTCGGCGAAGCGGTGGGCAGTCAGCTCAATCGTATGCTCGGGGCCGCGCCGGCGCTGGTGTTCAGCCTTGTGGATAAATACAACATCGATTGCCAGTTGCGCCGCGAAGGCACGTTGCACATGGCGCACAACGCCAAGGGTGAGGCGGATCTGCGCAGTCGTGAACAGCAATGGAAACGCCGAGGTGCGCCGGTAGAATTGCTCACCGGCAAGGCCTGCGAACAGGCCACCGGCACGCAAAAAATCGCCGCTGCGTTGCTCGACGGTCGCGCTGGCACGCTCAATCCGATGGCTTACGTCACCGGGCTGGCCAACGCGGTGAAAGATCTCGGTGGGCAAATGTTCGATCATTCGCCGGTCACTCGCCTTGAGCGTCAGGGCGCGAACTGGTCAGTGCAGACCGAGCATGGTTCGGTACTGGCCGAGCAAGTGGTCATCGCCTCCAACGCCTACACCGAAGGCGACTGGACCGAACTCAAGCGCAACTTCTTTCCCGGTTACTACTATCAGGTCGCCTCGGTGCCGCTCACCGAAGACGCCGCGCAGGAAATCCTCCCGGGCGGGCAGGGCTCGTGGGATACGCGTCAGGTCCTGAGCAGCATCCGCCGCGACAAAGAAGGGCGGTTATTGCTGGGTAGCCTGGGCAACGGCAATCAGAAACCGACGTGGTTTCTCAAGGCCTGGGCCGATCGCGTGCAGCAGCACTATTTCCCCAATCTGAAGCCGGTCGAATGGGAGTGCACCTGGACCGGGCGCATCGCATTCACCCCCGATCACCTCATGCGCCTGTTCGAACCGGCGCCGGGACTGGTGGCCGTCACCGGTTATAACGGCCGGGGCGTCACGACTGGCACCGTGGTCGGCAAAGCCTTCGCCGATTACTTGTGTCACGGCGACCCTCAAGCTTTGCCGATTCCCTTTGCACCGATGCAGCCCTTGGCGGGTGTGGGCTTGCGCAGTTGTTTGTATGAGGCCGGGTTCTCGCTGTATCACGCGGGCCAGTGCCTGCGCATCGTGATTTGAGTGTTGAAATATGTTGCCGGAAGCGGCGCTTTTCGATGCAGCGACTAGCCTGTAATGGTGCGGGTTGTAGCAGTCCCGCACCAGCAGTGTGCAGTTCGGTGACGCGGGCTGTTACAGGCTGGTTGCACGTCGTTTGGCGCCGCGGTTGCAATGATGGCGCGTGCGGGTTGCGCCGGAAAAAATAATTGGTTTCACCTTCCGCGGTTTAGACGGTTGCACGCCCAATGAAAATGGGAACGAAACAGTCGAAATAACAAGAAAGCAGCGACTTTTTGAAGAATAAAAAACCGATGGCACGGCCCTTGCTCTGAGCATTCAGTGAAGTGAAGTCGCAGTGCCAACTAAAAAAAACCTTGGAGCACCACCTCATGTCCCAGACGTTTTACAAGAAAGGCTTTCTGGCCCTCGCAGTGGCTACTGCGTTGGGTGTTTCTGCGTTTGCTCAAGCTGATGTGAAAATCGGTGTAGCGGGTCCAATGACTGGCGCCAACGCGGCATTTGGCGAGCAGTACATGAAGGGTGCACAGGCAGCGGCTGACGCGGTGAACGCGGCTGGCGGTGTCAACGGGGAAAAAATCGTACTGGTCAAGGGCGATGACGCCTGCGAGCCGAAACAGGCCGTGACGGTCGCCAAGGACCTCACCAACCAGAAAGTCGCCGGCGTGGTCGGTCACTTCTGCTCCTCTTCGACCATTCCAGCGTCGGAAATCTACGACGAAGCCGGGATCATCGCGATCACCCCGGGTTCGACCAACCCGCAAGTCACCGAGCGCGGTCTCAGCGCCATGTTCCGTATGTGCGGGCGTGACGACCAGCAAGGCATTGTGGCTGGTGACTACATCGTCGACGTGCTCAAGGGCAAGAAAGTCGTCGTGCTGCACGACAAGGACACCTACGGCCAAGGCCTGGCGGATGCCACCAAGGCGCAACTGGTCAAGCGCGGCGTGACGCCTGTGTTGTACGAAGGCCTGACCCGTGGCGAAAAAGACTTTAGCACCATCGTCACCAAGATCCGTGGCGCCGGCGCCGACGTCGTCTACTTCGGCGGTCTGCACCCGGAGGCCGGCCCGCTGGTTCGCCAACTGCGTGAACAAGGCCTGAAAGACGTCAAGTTCATGTCCGATGACGGCATCGTGACTGACGAACTGGTGACCACCGCCGGTGGCCCGCAATTCACCGATGGCGTGCTGATGACCTTCGGCGCCGACCCGCGTCTGTTGCCTGAGAGCAAGACCGTAGTGGACGCATTCCGCAAGGCCGGTACCGAGCCTGAGGGCTACACCCTGTACGCCTACGCTTCGGTGCAGACCTTGGCTGCCGCGTTCAATGGCGCGAAGTCCAACAAGGGCGAAGAGGCTGCGGCCTGGCTGAAGAAAAATCCGGTGAAAACCGTCATGGGCGAAAAAACCTGGGATTCCAAGGGCGACCTGAAAGTCTCCGACTACGTGGTTTACCAGTGGGACAAGGACGGCAAATATCACCAGCTGGAAAAACAGAAGTAAGGGCTGACGCGATCAGCTGATCCCACGGTTCCTTTGTAGGAGTGAGCCTGCTCGCGATGACGGAGTTACAGGCAACACATGTGTTGAATGTTAATCCGCTATCGCGAGCAGGCTCACTCCTACAGGGGGCGGTGGGGACGGGTGGATCGTGGCTGACATTGCTCCGACGTAAATCTGTATTTTTCCTAGAAGAGCCGCACGCCACAGGTGTGCAGGTTCTCACTGCGTGAGATTGCGTTATGGATGGTATTTTCCTGCAGCAACTGGTCAACGGCCTGACCCTCGGGTCGGTCTATGGCCTGATCGCCATCGGCTACACAATGGTCTACGGCATCATCGGCATGATCAACTTCGCCCACGGCGAGGTTTACATGATTTCTGCTTACCTGGCGGCAATCAGTCTGGCTCTGCTGGCTTACTTCGGTATCGAATCTTTCCCGCTGCTGATGCTCGGCACACTGATCTTCACCATCGTCGTCACGGCGGTGTATGGCTGGGTCATTGAACGAGTCGCCTACAAACCCCTGCGCAACTCCACCCGACTGGCACCGCTGATCAGCGCCATCGGTATTTCCCTGATCCTGCAAAACTACGCACAGATCGCACAAGGCGCCAAACAACAGGGCGTGCCAACCCTGCTGAGCGGTGCGTGGCGCGTCGACATCGGCACGGGCTTCGTGCAACTGACCTACACCAAAGTCTTCATTCTGGTGGCCGCATTCGTCGGCATGGGCCTGCTGACCTACATCATCAAGTACACCAAGCTCGGACGCATGTGCCGTGCGACCCAGCAAGACCGCAAGATGGCTTCGATCCTCGGCATCAATACTGATCGGGTCATTTCCTATGTGTTCATCATCGGTGCAGCCATGGCGGCGCTGGCCGGCGTACTGATCACCATGAACTACGGCACTTTCGACTTCTATGCCGGCTTCATTATCGGCATCAAGGCGTTCACCGCGGCGGTGCTTGGCGGGATCGGTTCACTGCCTGGGGCAATGCTCGGCGGGATCATCCTCGGCATTTCCGAGTCGCTGTTCTCCGGTCTGGTCAACTCCGACTACAAAGACGTGTTCAGCTTCTCGCTGCTCGTACTTGTTCTGGTCTTCCGGCCGCAGGGCCTGTTGGGCCGTCCTCTTGTGTCGAAGGTGTAAGCGATGTCTTCAACCACTCAAAAATCCATCGATATCAAAAAAAGCCTGGTTGAGGCGATTCTTGCCGGCCTGATTGCCCTGATCGTTTTCGGCCCGATTGTCGGCGTCGTGCTCGAGGGTTACAGCTTTAACCTCGAACCGACCCGCGTGGCCTGGATCATCGGCATTGTCATGATTGGCCGCTTTGCCCTCAGCCTGTTTATGCAAACGCCCAAGGGCCTGAAAATTCTCGACGGATTCGAGAGCACCGGTTCCGGTGTGCACGTGCTGCCTGCCGATCACAAATCCTCGCTGCGCTGGATCATCCCGCTGTTGATTGTGCTGGCCGTCATTGTGCCGTTTGTCTCCAACTCCTATCTGCTCGGCGTGGTCATCCTCGGCTTGATCTACGTGTTGCTAGGGCTGGGGCTGAACATCGTGGTCGGTCTGGCCGGTCTGCTCGATCTGGGTTACGTGGCGTTCTACGCCATCGGTGCGTACGGTCTGGCTCTGGGTTATCAATACCTTGGTCTGGGTTTCTGGACGGTGCTGCCACTGGCGGCGATCACTGCCGGGTTGGCCGGCTGCATCCTCGGCTTCCCGGTGTTGCGTCTGCACGGCGACTATCTGGCAATCGTGACTCTGGGCTTTGGTGAAATCATTCGCCTGGTCCTCAACAACTGGTTGTCGCTGACCGGCGGCCCGAACGGCATGCCGGCGCCACTGCCGACGTTCTTCGGTCTGGAGTTCGGCAAACGGGCGAAGGATGGCGGGGTGCCGTTTCACGAGTTTTTCGGCATCGCCTACAACCCGGACGTGAAGTACTACTTCATCTACGCGGTACTTTTCCTCGTGGTGCTGGCCGTGCTGTACATCAAGCATCGTCTGGTGAAGATGCCGGTCGGCCGCGCTTGGGAAGCTCTGCGTGAAGATGAAATCGCCTGCCGCTCGATGGGCCTCAACCACGTGCTGGTCAAGCTCTCGGCGTTCACCATCGGTGCGTCGACCGCAGGTCTGGCCGGGGTGTTTTTCGCCACCTACCAAGGCTTCGTCAACCCGACCTCGTTCACCTTCTTTGAATCGGCGCTGATCCTCGCCATCGTCGTCCTCGGCGGCATGGGCTCGACCATCGGTGTGGTGATCGCCGCGTTTGTGTTGACCGTCGCCCCGGAATTGCTGCGCGGCTTCGCCGAATATCGCGTGCTGCTGTTCGGCATCCTGATGGTGTTGATGATGATCTGGCGACCACGCGGGCTGATTCGCATCAGCCGTACCGGG
This region of Pseudomonas sp. R84 genomic DNA includes:
- a CDS encoding TIGR00730 family Rossman fold protein, with protein sequence MSLKSVCVFCGANAGTDPAYTEAAIALGRALAERKLTLVYGGGAVGLMGIVADAALAAGGEVIGIIPQSLMDKEIGHKSLTRLEVVDGMHARKARMAELSDAFIALPGGLGTLEELFEVWTWGQLGYHGKPLGLLEVNGFYSKLTAFLDHIVGEGFVRAPHRDMLQVSESPQALLDALDNWKPTVTPKWVEQKPG
- the azu gene encoding azurin codes for the protein MFSKVVAVSLLALASSQLMAAECKTTVDSTDQMSFSTKAIEIDKSCKTFTIELTHSGNLPKNVMGHNLVISKEADMQPIATAGLAAGIDKNYLPEGDARIIAHTKIIGAKETDSLTFDVAKIADGGYGFFCSFPGHISMMKGTITVK
- the nadE gene encoding ammonia-dependent NAD(+) synthetase; this encodes MQAVQREIAEQLKVQPPFADYQALQAEVARRITFIQDCLVNSGLKTLVLGISGGVDSLTAGLLAQRAMRELRDQTGDNSYKFIAVRLPYETQFDEHDAQASVDFIAPDERHTVNIGPAVKSLASEVAAFEGKHAVSVDFVLGNTKARMRMVAQYTIAGAAHGLVIGTDHAAEAVMGFFTKFGDGACDLAPLSGLVKNQVRAIARSFGAPESLVEKVPTADLEDLSPGKPDEASHGVTYAEIDAFLHGEPVRQEAFDIIVATYNKTHHKRVMPFAP
- the pncB gene encoding nicotinate phosphoribosyltransferase, yielding MSESVFADRIVQNLLDTDFYKLTMMQAVLHNYPNVEVEWEFRCRNSEDLRPYLAEIRYQIERLAELSLSADQLSFLERISFLKPDFLRFLGLFRFNLRYVHTGIENGELFIRLRGPWLHVILYEVPLLAIVSEVRNRYRYRETALEQAREQLYRKFDWLTANASADELSQLQVADFGTRRRFSYGVQAEVVNVLKHDFPGRFVGTSNVHLSRELDMKPLGTMAHEWIMAHQQLGPRLIDSQIAALDCWVREYRGLLGIALTDCITTDAFLGDFDLFFAKLFDGLRHDSGDPVVWGEKCIAHYHRLGIDPMSKTLVFSDSLTLPKSLEIFRALHGRINVSFGIGTNLTCDIPGVEPMSIVLKMTACNGQPVAKISDEPGKSHCKDPNFVAYLRHVFQVPADSSLSSKE
- a CDS encoding LysR family transcriptional regulator, yielding MLNKRHLPSITALQCFEAVTRHLSFTRAAEELNLTQSAVSKQVAQLEELLQHLLFRRVRRRLQMTPAGDLYLVEVRKILTQVEMSTHYLRSYGGETEVLRVSTPSTFGARWLVPRLKGWRLRHPSIHLDLCNEQEADDLLQGRSDLAFYFGQGSRPGTECLKLFGEELVPVCAPGSLPDTPFTDPTQLTDLVLLQNASRPQAWHDWFDSQGYQTEHSYHGPRFETFYMCIRAAQVGCGVALLPRFLVEEELADGKLVIPFEHAMPSTDAYYLAYPEHAAEVPKVRDFVKWMLEQIDSPEI
- a CDS encoding aldehyde dehydrogenase family protein, which translates into the protein MVAALLDRLGVNPALYQNGKVPVHSPIDGSRIAAVNWEGPAEVEQHISRADHAFEQWRKVPAPRRGELVRQFGEVLREYKTDLGELVSWEAGKITQEGLGEVQEMIDICDFAVGLSRQLYGLTIASERPGHHMRETWHPLGVVGVISAFNFPVAVWAWNTTLALVCGNPVVWKPSEKTPLTALACQALFDRVVKNFTDAPANLCQVIIGGRDAGEALVDDPRVALISATGSTRMGREVAPKVAARFARSILELGGNNAMILGPNADLDMAVRAILFSAVGTAGQRCTTLRRLIAHESVKEEIVTRLKAAYSKVRIGNPLEGNLVGPLIDKHSFENMQDALEQAMSEGGRVFGGKRQLEDQFPNAYYVSPAIVEMPEQSDVVCSETFAPILYVVGYSDFQEALRLNNAVPQGLSSCIFTTDVREAEQFMSAVGSDCGIANVNIGPSGAEIGGAFGGEKETGGGRESGSDAWRAYMRRQTNTVNYSLELPLAQGITFD
- a CDS encoding FAD-binding oxidoreductase; this translates as MPLREECLWEKLTPQRPDNTALKGEVKVDVCVIGAGFTGLSAALHLLEKGKSVCVLEAHRAGHGGSGRNVGLVNAGMWIPPDEIEAGFGEAVGSQLNRMLGAAPALVFSLVDKYNIDCQLRREGTLHMAHNAKGEADLRSREQQWKRRGAPVELLTGKACEQATGTQKIAAALLDGRAGTLNPMAYVTGLANAVKDLGGQMFDHSPVTRLERQGANWSVQTEHGSVLAEQVVIASNAYTEGDWTELKRNFFPGYYYQVASVPLTEDAAQEILPGGQGSWDTRQVLSSIRRDKEGRLLLGSLGNGNQKPTWFLKAWADRVQQHYFPNLKPVEWECTWTGRIAFTPDHLMRLFEPAPGLVAVTGYNGRGVTTGTVVGKAFADYLCHGDPQALPIPFAPMQPLAGVGLRSCLYEAGFSLYHAGQCLRIVI
- a CDS encoding ABC transporter substrate-binding protein, coding for MSQTFYKKGFLALAVATALGVSAFAQADVKIGVAGPMTGANAAFGEQYMKGAQAAADAVNAAGGVNGEKIVLVKGDDACEPKQAVTVAKDLTNQKVAGVVGHFCSSSTIPASEIYDEAGIIAITPGSTNPQVTERGLSAMFRMCGRDDQQGIVAGDYIVDVLKGKKVVVLHDKDTYGQGLADATKAQLVKRGVTPVLYEGLTRGEKDFSTIVTKIRGAGADVVYFGGLHPEAGPLVRQLREQGLKDVKFMSDDGIVTDELVTTAGGPQFTDGVLMTFGADPRLLPESKTVVDAFRKAGTEPEGYTLYAYASVQTLAAAFNGAKSNKGEEAAAWLKKNPVKTVMGEKTWDSKGDLKVSDYVVYQWDKDGKYHQLEKQK
- a CDS encoding branched-chain amino acid ABC transporter permease LivH (LivHMGF is the membrane component of the LIV-I/LS branched-chain amino acid transporter), translating into MDGIFLQQLVNGLTLGSVYGLIAIGYTMVYGIIGMINFAHGEVYMISAYLAAISLALLAYFGIESFPLLMLGTLIFTIVVTAVYGWVIERVAYKPLRNSTRLAPLISAIGISLILQNYAQIAQGAKQQGVPTLLSGAWRVDIGTGFVQLTYTKVFILVAAFVGMGLLTYIIKYTKLGRMCRATQQDRKMASILGINTDRVISYVFIIGAAMAALAGVLITMNYGTFDFYAGFIIGIKAFTAAVLGGIGSLPGAMLGGIILGISESLFSGLVNSDYKDVFSFSLLVLVLVFRPQGLLGRPLVSKV
- the livM gene encoding high-affinity branched-chain amino acid ABC transporter permease LivM — translated: MSSTTQKSIDIKKSLVEAILAGLIALIVFGPIVGVVLEGYSFNLEPTRVAWIIGIVMIGRFALSLFMQTPKGLKILDGFESTGSGVHVLPADHKSSLRWIIPLLIVLAVIVPFVSNSYLLGVVILGLIYVLLGLGLNIVVGLAGLLDLGYVAFYAIGAYGLALGYQYLGLGFWTVLPLAAITAGLAGCILGFPVLRLHGDYLAIVTLGFGEIIRLVLNNWLSLTGGPNGMPAPLPTFFGLEFGKRAKDGGVPFHEFFGIAYNPDVKYYFIYAVLFLVVLAVLYIKHRLVKMPVGRAWEALREDEIACRSMGLNHVLVKLSAFTIGASTAGLAGVFFATYQGFVNPTSFTFFESALILAIVVLGGMGSTIGVVIAAFVLTVAPELLRGFAEYRVLLFGILMVLMMIWRPRGLIRISRTGVTPRKGAIHYERTAP